One part of the Humulus lupulus chromosome 9, drHumLupu1.1, whole genome shotgun sequence genome encodes these proteins:
- the LOC133800739 gene encoding uncharacterized protein LOC133800739 → MDMRVGLLVVFLLGANWGCDARQLLKPDLTEMQASNSVGKDDNVCTLCEEYATQALDYLEQNKTQIEILEVLHQSCSKMHAFKPKCIALVNYYAPLFFLEISSIQPVEFCRKVNLCQQIVAISSQLREDSCGLCHHAVSEVLAKLKDPDTQLDIIEVLLKACSSIKDYERKCKRIVFEYGPLFLINAEKYLEQNDICTALHACKSPQRAEEALHSDS, encoded by the exons ATGGATATGAGAGTTGGGCTCTTAGTTGTCTTTCTGCTAGGTGCGAACTGGGGTTGCGATGCTAGACAATTGTTGAAACCAGATTTAACAG AAATGCAGGCTTCAAATAGTGTTGGCAAGGACGATAATGTCTGCACATTGTGTGAGGAGTATGCTACCCAGGCTCTTGATTACCTTGAACAAAATAAGACCCAGATTGAGATCCTTGAAGTTCTACATCAATCCTGCTCGAAAATGCACGCCTTTAAGCCAAAG TGTATTGCTTTGGTGAACTATTATGCTCCTCTTTTCTTTCTGGAGATTTCCTCGATACAACCTGTAGAATTCTGCCGAAAGGTCAACCTATGTCAACAAATTGTCGCAATCTCTTCACAACTTCGTGAAGATAGCTGTGGATTATGCCACCATGCTGTTTCAGAAGTACTAGCTAAGTTGAAAGACCCCGATACCCAG CTGGATATTATCGAGGTGCTTTTGAAGGCATGTAGCTCCATAAAAGACTATGAGAGAAAG TGCAAGAGGATAGTTTTCGAGTATGGACCTCTGTTCCTTATTAATGCAGAGAAGTACCTGGAACAAAACGATATCTGCACCGCTCTTCATGCCTGCAAATCGCCTCAGAGAGCTGAAGAAGCTTTACATTCCGACTCTTAA